A window of Acidobacteriota bacterium contains these coding sequences:
- a CDS encoding sugar transferase, producing MISERARLVTISYVVSDATATAGALVAAHAVRSALGQVDSLFGPVYPLDHYLPLLAFILPLWLLAFYASGLYGHRSARTMSTEVARLARGLATAAVLLACVIFVAKLDFLSRPLIAVFVLASGLFVVAGRSFVRAVVLDTSTRRRVLVAGGRDEAIRAAANVDAHRDWGLEVVGLISDGTWHDVGRSTYRLLGTYKDIPRLVLEGDVVDEVLVAPAAGRVDELTTLEPVFLRLEELGIVTRLVVNFLPQSLSEVSFDEFGGIPLLTFSTAPRDELLLFIRRVVDVGLALVLMVVLLPLFLAIAAAIKLGSPGPILFKQQRCGLRGRPFTFLKFRSMRLDAEALKPALAPFNEMDGPAFKMTNDPRVTPVGRFLRRSSLDELPQLWNILKGDMSFVGPRPAVLDEVRQYEPWQRRRLSMQPGLTCLWQVSGRNELTFDEWMRLDLEYIDNWSLWLDVKIVLKTIPAVILGRGAR from the coding sequence GTGATTTCCGAACGCGCCAGGCTCGTCACCATCTCGTATGTCGTGTCGGATGCCACCGCCACGGCCGGGGCGCTCGTCGCGGCCCACGCCGTGCGATCGGCTCTCGGGCAGGTCGACAGCCTCTTCGGGCCGGTGTACCCGCTCGATCACTATCTGCCGCTGCTCGCATTCATCCTGCCGCTCTGGCTGCTGGCCTTCTACGCCTCGGGGCTTTACGGCCACCGCTCGGCACGCACCATGTCCACCGAGGTGGCCCGCCTGGCCCGCGGGCTGGCCACGGCCGCTGTGCTGCTCGCGTGCGTCATCTTCGTCGCGAAACTCGATTTCCTCAGTCGCCCGCTCATCGCGGTCTTCGTGCTCGCGTCGGGCCTCTTCGTCGTGGCCGGGCGCAGCTTCGTGCGGGCCGTCGTGCTCGACACGTCGACCCGCCGGCGCGTGCTGGTGGCCGGAGGACGCGACGAAGCCATCCGGGCTGCCGCCAACGTCGACGCGCACCGCGACTGGGGCCTCGAGGTCGTCGGGCTGATCTCGGACGGCACGTGGCACGACGTCGGCCGGTCAACGTATCGCCTGCTTGGCACTTACAAGGACATCCCCCGGCTGGTGCTCGAAGGCGACGTGGTCGACGAGGTCCTCGTCGCGCCTGCCGCAGGCCGCGTCGACGAGCTGACCACCCTCGAACCGGTGTTCCTGCGGCTCGAGGAGCTCGGCATCGTGACCCGGCTCGTGGTGAACTTCCTGCCGCAGTCGTTGTCCGAGGTCTCGTTCGACGAATTCGGCGGGATTCCCCTGCTCACCTTCAGCACGGCGCCGCGCGACGAGTTGCTGCTCTTCATCCGGAGAGTGGTCGACGTCGGCCTCGCCCTCGTGCTGATGGTCGTGCTCCTGCCGCTCTTCCTGGCGATTGCCGCGGCCATCAAGCTCGGCTCGCCTGGGCCCATCCTCTTCAAGCAGCAGCGATGCGGCCTGCGCGGACGCCCGTTCACGTTCCTCAAGTTCCGGTCGATGCGGCTCGACGCCGAGGCCCTGAAACCGGCACTCGCGCCGTTCAACGAGATGGACGGCCCGGCGTTCAAGATGACCAACGACCCGCGGGTCACACCGGTCGGCCGGTTCCTCCGGCGCTCGAGCCTCGACGAGCTGCCCCAGCTCTGGAATATCCTGAAGGGCGACATGAGCTTCGTCGGGCCGCGCCCGGCGGTGCTCGACGAAGTGCGGCAGTACGAGCCGTGGCAGCGGCGCCGCCTCTCCATGCAGCCGGGGCTGACCTGCCTGTGGCAGGTCAGCGGACGCAACGAGCTGACCTTCGACGAATGGATGCGCCTCGACCTCGAGTACATCGACAACTGGTCGCTGTGGCTCGACGTGAAGATCGTGCTCAAGACCATCCCGGCGGTCATCCTCGGCCGCGGGGCCCGGTAG